Proteins encoded together in one Streptomyces sp. NBC_01216 window:
- a CDS encoding type I restriction endonuclease subunit R, with protein MSPGPVHSESAFGEAIVAAMAERGWREASPAGYQPDLGLDTGELFEFIRETQAEEWYELRTVYGDAAEAERGFARRLDQAIANDGLLHVLRNGVKDRGVLLRVAYFRPNLVADASVLDGYRANRLTVVRELPYATKQLDWNNRLDLTLFLNGIPVATAELKNPLTGQGVEHAKEQYRTDRDPTELIFTRRVVANFAIDPDLVFVATQLKGKNTRFLPFNTGSEGPGRPGGAGNPAPTAYGQYATSYLWEQVWERDNWLDLLQRFAHQQKTKTPGGGTTRTTIFPRFHQWDAVKKLTAHAATHGAGQNYLIMASAGSGKSNTIGWLVHRLSDLHADNDPRTLNTEALSAGFIKPGAPVFDKVIVITDRRNLDAQLRETVGSFSQTDGLVVKIDEKQGTKSEQLARALSRDTGKIVTVTLHSFPALLDYLQRNPTEIKGTTFAIVIDEAHSSQSGDAATSVRAALRELGLDSDSEDAGATTANVTDKLKKKALERSRAANLSYFAFTATPKSKTLELFGTPDQVDGKAAYRPFHTYSMRQAIEEGFILDPLRNYVTYNTYWKLVNQNRDEREVDPGKANSLLARYVLTHDSTVSQHAQVIVEHFVAHTRGRLGGRAKSMVVTASRHSAVQMARAIKSYIKDRAYDTRYPDLGVLVAFSGSLTIDGEETTEPKENGGLSETALPKAFGYTRADDKAVKAGAKGKQEYRILVVAEKYQTGFDQPLLTTMYVNKTLTGIAAVQTLSRLNRTAERKTQADLAVLDFTNEAEDIKEAFRPYFEEANTLPSDPNLLYTAQSRVMSAPIVSETEMDEFCAAWFEAKEKAAGSPATWEKLHAELYRRLSPAVTRYEALRDNDEDEDDVKTAEDFRADLHDYVRKYGFLAQIVPYHDPDLERLHLYGRYLLTRLRGRTDGGVDIGEVDLSHLRVQKTGEHDVSLSPEGPATMPGFGEGPGGAKEAEKSLLSELIEKFNAKFGTDFTEQDVIRPFEEAKADAKVRAAAVVNDEDNFGKVFDKVFADKMADHVDSIAGLGRQYFGADRNFKSSLDRSARRAAWRMIRREEGVDDAA; from the coding sequence ATGAGCCCAGGCCCGGTCCACAGTGAGTCCGCCTTCGGCGAAGCCATAGTCGCCGCCATGGCCGAGCGAGGCTGGCGCGAAGCGAGTCCCGCCGGCTATCAGCCCGACCTCGGCCTGGACACGGGCGAACTCTTCGAGTTCATCCGCGAGACCCAGGCCGAGGAGTGGTACGAGCTCCGTACCGTCTACGGCGACGCCGCCGAGGCAGAGCGCGGCTTCGCGCGCCGCCTGGACCAGGCCATCGCCAACGACGGTCTTCTCCATGTCCTCCGCAACGGCGTCAAGGACCGGGGCGTCCTCCTCCGCGTGGCCTACTTCAGGCCAAACCTGGTCGCTGACGCGTCCGTCCTTGACGGCTACCGTGCCAACCGCCTCACCGTCGTCCGCGAGCTTCCGTACGCCACCAAGCAGCTCGACTGGAACAACCGCCTCGACCTGACCCTGTTCCTGAACGGCATCCCGGTCGCCACGGCCGAGCTGAAGAACCCGCTGACCGGCCAGGGCGTCGAGCACGCCAAGGAGCAGTACCGGACCGACCGCGACCCCACCGAGCTGATCTTCACCCGCCGGGTCGTCGCCAACTTCGCCATAGACCCGGACCTGGTCTTCGTCGCGACCCAGCTCAAGGGCAAGAACACCCGCTTCCTGCCCTTCAACACCGGCTCCGAGGGCCCCGGCCGCCCCGGTGGCGCCGGCAACCCCGCCCCCACCGCGTACGGCCAGTACGCCACCTCCTACCTCTGGGAGCAGGTCTGGGAGCGGGACAACTGGCTGGACCTCCTCCAGCGGTTCGCGCACCAGCAGAAGACCAAGACGCCCGGCGGCGGCACCACCCGCACCACGATCTTCCCGCGCTTCCACCAGTGGGACGCGGTCAAGAAGCTCACCGCGCACGCCGCCACCCACGGCGCCGGTCAGAACTACCTGATCATGGCCTCGGCCGGCTCCGGCAAGTCCAACACCATCGGCTGGCTCGTCCACCGCCTCTCCGACCTGCACGCGGACAACGACCCCCGCACGCTGAACACCGAGGCCCTGTCCGCCGGCTTCATCAAGCCGGGCGCGCCCGTCTTCGACAAGGTCATCGTCATCACCGACCGCCGGAACCTGGACGCCCAGCTGCGCGAGACGGTCGGCAGCTTCTCCCAGACCGACGGCCTGGTCGTCAAGATCGACGAGAAGCAGGGCACCAAGAGCGAGCAGCTCGCCCGCGCCCTCTCCCGCGACACCGGCAAGATCGTCACCGTCACCCTGCACTCGTTCCCCGCGCTGCTCGACTACCTCCAGCGCAACCCGACCGAGATCAAGGGCACCACCTTCGCGATCGTCATCGACGAGGCCCACTCCTCCCAGTCCGGCGACGCGGCGACCTCCGTCCGCGCCGCCCTGCGCGAACTCGGCCTCGACTCGGACTCCGAGGACGCCGGCGCGACCACCGCCAACGTCACCGACAAGCTGAAGAAGAAGGCCCTGGAGCGGTCCCGGGCCGCGAACCTCTCCTACTTCGCCTTCACCGCCACCCCGAAGTCGAAGACCCTCGAACTCTTCGGCACCCCGGACCAGGTCGACGGCAAGGCCGCCTACCGCCCCTTCCACACCTACTCCATGCGCCAGGCCATCGAGGAGGGCTTCATCCTCGACCCGCTGCGCAACTACGTCACGTACAACACGTACTGGAAGCTGGTGAACCAGAACCGGGACGAGCGCGAGGTGGACCCCGGCAAGGCGAACTCGCTGCTCGCCCGGTACGTCCTCACCCACGACTCGACCGTCTCCCAGCACGCCCAGGTGATCGTCGAGCACTTCGTGGCCCACACCCGGGGGCGGCTCGGCGGGCGTGCCAAGTCCATGGTCGTGACCGCCTCCCGGCACTCCGCCGTCCAGATGGCCCGCGCCATCAAGAGCTACATCAAGGACCGCGCGTACGACACCAGGTATCCGGACCTGGGCGTCCTGGTGGCCTTCTCCGGCTCCCTCACCATCGACGGCGAGGAGACCACCGAGCCGAAGGAGAACGGGGGGCTGTCCGAGACCGCCCTGCCGAAGGCATTCGGCTACACGCGCGCCGACGACAAGGCGGTGAAGGCGGGGGCGAAGGGGAAGCAGGAGTATCGGATCCTGGTCGTCGCCGAGAAGTACCAGACCGGCTTCGACCAGCCCCTGTTGACGACCATGTACGTCAACAAGACGCTGACCGGCATCGCCGCCGTCCAGACCCTCTCCCGGCTGAACCGCACCGCCGAACGCAAGACGCAGGCCGACCTCGCCGTCCTCGACTTCACCAACGAGGCCGAGGACATCAAGGAGGCGTTCCGCCCGTACTTCGAGGAGGCGAACACCCTCCCCTCGGACCCCAACCTCCTCTACACCGCCCAGAGCCGCGTCATGTCCGCGCCGATCGTCTCCGAGACGGAGATGGACGAGTTCTGCGCCGCCTGGTTCGAGGCGAAGGAGAAGGCCGCCGGGTCCCCGGCCACGTGGGAGAAGCTGCACGCCGAGCTGTACCGCCGGCTCTCCCCGGCCGTCACCCGCTACGAGGCCCTGCGCGACAACGACGAGGACGAGGACGACGTCAAGACGGCCGAGGACTTCCGCGCCGACCTGCACGACTACGTGCGCAAGTACGGCTTCCTCGCCCAGATCGTGCCCTATCACGACCCCGACCTGGAGCGCCTCCACCTCTACGGCCGCTACCTCCTCACCCGGCTGCGCGGCCGCACGGACGGCGGCGTGGACATCGGCGAGGTCGACCTCAGCCACCTGCGCGTGCAGAAGACCGGCGAGCATGACGTCTCCCTCAGCCCGGAAGGGCCCGCGACCATGCCCGGCTTCGGCGAGGGGCCGGGCGGAGCCAAGGAAGCCGAGAAGTCGCTTCTGTCCGAGCTGATCGAGAAGTTCAACGCCAAGTTCGGCACGGAC
- a CDS encoding restriction endonuclease subunit S has product MSGSRVAPWLSNSRWGTVPIRLVARLGSGHTPSRSRPEYWEGCTIPWITLADVWQLRRGETNVITDTKEKISPLGVANSAAVKHAAGTVILSRTASVGFSAIMGREMATSQDFATWTCGPQLDRRYLLHALRGMASDLKRIAMGSTHKTIYMPDIEQLRVPLPPLEEQRRIADFLDAEIDRMADLSESLHRFDVDVRERERAVLAQSLNAGARESESVLPDGWQWTPLMHLTDPLRQIMYGIVLPGPNVGDGVPIVKGGDVAANRLRVEALNHTTREIEAGYARSRLKGGDLVIAIRGSVGEIAVVPQALTGANLTQDAARISVGKAVNAQWLRLALESPVVAHQIQGRVTGATIKGINIWDLKRILVPTPPAELQTVLADGVGRSIQTHEALRVRVRQHKQLLAERRQALITAAVTGQFDVSTASGRNVTEGITA; this is encoded by the coding sequence GTGAGTGGGTCGCGAGTGGCGCCCTGGTTGTCCAACTCCCGTTGGGGCACGGTTCCTATTCGCCTTGTAGCGCGACTGGGATCTGGGCACACCCCCAGCAGGAGCAGGCCAGAGTACTGGGAAGGGTGCACTATCCCCTGGATCACCCTGGCGGACGTCTGGCAGCTGCGCCGTGGCGAGACGAATGTGATCACGGATACCAAGGAGAAAATCTCACCGCTCGGCGTAGCCAACTCAGCTGCTGTCAAGCATGCTGCCGGTACCGTGATCCTTTCGCGCACGGCATCTGTTGGATTCTCCGCGATCATGGGTCGTGAGATGGCGACGAGCCAGGATTTCGCGACGTGGACTTGCGGACCACAGCTTGATCGGCGCTACCTTTTGCACGCCTTGCGCGGCATGGCGTCGGATTTGAAACGTATCGCCATGGGGTCCACTCATAAGACGATCTACATGCCTGACATTGAACAGCTACGAGTCCCGCTCCCTCCGTTGGAAGAGCAGCGTCGCATCGCCGACTTCCTAGATGCGGAGATCGACCGCATGGCCGATCTGAGCGAATCGCTCCACCGTTTCGACGTGGACGTCAGAGAACGGGAGCGGGCTGTCCTGGCGCAATCTCTCAACGCGGGCGCTAGGGAATCTGAATCGGTACTACCGGATGGCTGGCAGTGGACTCCGCTCATGCATCTGACCGACCCCCTCCGGCAGATCATGTATGGAATCGTCCTGCCGGGACCGAACGTGGGCGACGGCGTCCCCATCGTGAAGGGTGGTGATGTTGCCGCAAATCGTCTGCGCGTGGAAGCGTTGAATCACACGACTCGCGAGATTGAAGCTGGGTATGCCAGGTCACGACTCAAGGGCGGAGATCTCGTGATCGCGATTCGTGGAAGTGTCGGAGAAATCGCAGTCGTCCCACAGGCGTTGACGGGCGCCAATCTAACTCAAGATGCTGCTCGAATTTCGGTCGGCAAGGCTGTCAATGCTCAGTGGTTGAGGCTGGCACTGGAGTCTCCGGTCGTAGCGCATCAAATCCAGGGGCGAGTCACGGGCGCGACGATTAAGGGGATCAATATTTGGGACTTGAAGCGAATCTTGGTGCCGACACCGCCCGCTGAATTGCAGACCGTCTTGGCTGATGGGGTGGGGCGCTCGATTCAGACCCATGAAGCGCTTCGAGTGCGTGTACGCCAGCACAAACAGTTGCTTGCCGAGCGCCGCCAAGCCCTCATCACCGCTGCCGTAACCGGCCAGTTCGACGTCTCCACCGCCAGCGGACGCAACGTCACGGAGGGAATCACCGCATGA
- a CDS encoding type I restriction-modification system subunit M, giving the protein MNSSKHTELANHAWSVADLLRGDYKQSDYGKVILPFTVLRRLECVLEPTRDKVVETAARYKDQEDIDPDHWLRKASGHSFYNRSDLTLKKIAADPQSAAKNLQIYVAAFSGNAREVLDKYDFAQQIKRLDGADLLYQVIGKFTDLDLHPENVPNHNMGYIFEELIRRFAEQSNETAGEHFTPREVIKLMVNLLIAPDGDALQVPGVVRTVMDPACGTGGMLSAAEEHIRSLNPDATVEVYGQELNPESWAICRSDLMIKGQDPEHIASGNSLSDPGQGREKFDYLLANPPFGVEWKKVKEDVEYEHKHLGEAGRFAAGLPRINDGSLLFLQHMISMMKPVDAKGGGGSRLAIVFNGSPLFTGAAGSGESEIRRWILENDWLEAIVALPDQLFYNTGISTYFWILTNRKAPDHKGKVVLLDARDQFQKMRKSLGDKRKELGTQHIKDVTRLYAEAVQAAADPDHPLHGKVKVFDNTAFGYQRITVERPLKLRFEVTEETLTALAAARPVQKLTDAEAFVGAVRTLLGSTWPTKSECLVALKDAVVAAGLLWPTGAPFAKALREAVGVRDPEGEVQKVKGEPEPDAELRDYENVPLGEDVEEYLKREVHPHVPDAWIDHTKTKIGYEIPFTRHFYVYEPPRPLAEIDAELKALESEIQALLGEVAR; this is encoded by the coding sequence TTGAACAGCAGTAAGCACACGGAACTGGCGAACCACGCCTGGTCCGTCGCCGATCTCCTGCGCGGCGACTACAAGCAGTCGGACTACGGCAAGGTCATCCTGCCGTTCACGGTGCTGCGTCGGCTGGAGTGCGTCCTGGAGCCGACCCGGGACAAGGTCGTCGAGACCGCCGCCCGGTACAAGGACCAGGAGGACATCGACCCGGATCACTGGCTGCGCAAGGCATCCGGCCACTCCTTCTACAACAGGAGCGACCTCACCCTGAAGAAGATCGCCGCGGACCCGCAGAGCGCTGCGAAGAACCTTCAGATCTACGTGGCCGCCTTCTCGGGCAACGCCCGCGAGGTCCTCGACAAGTACGACTTCGCCCAGCAGATCAAGCGGCTCGACGGGGCCGATCTCCTCTACCAGGTCATCGGGAAGTTCACCGACCTGGACCTGCACCCGGAGAACGTGCCCAACCACAACATGGGCTACATCTTCGAGGAGCTGATCCGACGCTTCGCGGAGCAGTCCAACGAGACGGCGGGTGAGCACTTCACCCCCCGCGAGGTCATCAAGCTGATGGTCAACCTGCTGATCGCGCCCGACGGGGACGCGTTGCAGGTGCCGGGCGTGGTCCGCACGGTCATGGACCCGGCATGCGGCACCGGCGGCATGCTGTCGGCCGCCGAGGAGCACATCCGGTCCCTGAACCCGGACGCCACGGTGGAGGTTTACGGCCAGGAGCTCAACCCCGAGTCCTGGGCCATCTGCCGGTCCGACCTGATGATCAAGGGGCAGGACCCGGAGCACATCGCCTCCGGCAACTCGCTGAGCGACCCGGGGCAGGGCCGCGAGAAGTTCGACTACCTCCTGGCCAACCCGCCGTTCGGCGTCGAGTGGAAGAAGGTCAAGGAGGACGTCGAGTACGAGCACAAGCACCTGGGCGAGGCCGGCCGCTTCGCCGCCGGTCTGCCGCGCATCAACGACGGCTCGCTCCTCTTCCTCCAGCACATGATCTCGATGATGAAGCCGGTGGACGCGAAGGGCGGCGGCGGCTCCCGCCTCGCCATCGTCTTCAACGGCTCGCCGCTCTTCACCGGCGCGGCCGGCTCGGGCGAGTCCGAGATCCGCCGCTGGATCCTGGAGAACGACTGGCTGGAAGCGATCGTCGCCCTCCCGGACCAGCTCTTCTACAACACCGGGATCTCCACGTACTTCTGGATCCTCACCAACCGCAAGGCACCGGACCACAAGGGCAAGGTCGTCCTCCTCGACGCGCGCGACCAGTTCCAGAAGATGCGCAAGTCGCTCGGCGACAAGCGCAAGGAGCTGGGCACGCAGCACATCAAGGACGTGACGCGCCTGTACGCGGAGGCCGTCCAGGCCGCGGCTGACCCGGACCACCCGCTCCACGGCAAGGTGAAGGTCTTCGACAACACGGCCTTCGGCTACCAGCGCATCACGGTCGAACGCCCTTTGAAGCTCCGCTTCGAGGTCACCGAGGAGACGCTGACGGCCCTGGCGGCGGCGAGGCCGGTCCAGAAGCTGACGGACGCGGAGGCGTTCGTGGGCGCGGTGCGTACGCTGCTGGGATCGACGTGGCCGACCAAGTCCGAGTGCCTGGTGGCCCTGAAGGACGCGGTGGTCGCGGCCGGCCTGCTGTGGCCGACGGGCGCGCCGTTCGCGAAGGCGCTGCGGGAGGCGGTCGGCGTCCGCGACCCCGAGGGCGAGGTGCAGAAGGTCAAGGGTGAGCCGGAGCCGGACGCGGAGCTGCGCGACTACGAGAACGTCCCGCTGGGCGAGGACGTCGAGGAGTACCTGAAGCGCGAGGTCCACCCGCACGTCCCGGACGCGTGGATCGACCACACGAAGACGAAGATCGGGTACGAGATCCCGTTCACGCGGCACTTCTACGTGTACGAACCGCCGAGGCCGCTGGCGGAGATCGACGCGGAGCTGAAGGCGCTGGAGTCGGAGATTCAGGCGCTGCTGGGGGAGGTGGCCAGGTGA
- a CDS encoding N-6 DNA methylase, with product MPETTAHVTAAEISRIAGVTRATVSNWRRRHDDFPAPTAGTDTSPLYDLGAVRAWLGSRGHTRVADPREELRTAVRLHAYDPDRTTGRIGFTLALARRAPDGTAELSDLTDAELATRASEEAAGLLATLPGPTPSGPLFSAPDAPTLRALLRCVLEAGGPAALAVLAERELEDGAATGVYGTPVGLAQLVAALLPAGTARVLDPACGSGRLLAAAVGRGATELLGQDSVPVQAQRAAAGLSLAAPDAEVTVRIGDSLRADAFDGLTADAVVCNPPYGDRDWGHDELAYDPRWAYGVPGRSESELAWVQHCLAHLVPGGRAVLILPPATASRASGRRVRAELVRSGAVRAVLALPAGAAPPLHVGLHLWVLSRPEPGGPERKSVLFVDTAGAPSSDAGQRATGGPRTSSSRPPIDWAGLTTRTVAHWEAFTADPDRFTAEPGTARAVPVLDLLDDLVDLTPARLVRISRTDVDPVELSARTETGRRELTEAARALLDTAGLAGWTAPGRSARDWRTATASDLARGGALALLRTVPDTKSPEPEGADPEAAPVLTGADIARGTAPTGDPAELGSATATAPVIAVGDVLVRAVAGGAGPMARVADDADAGARLGPHVHLLRPDPSRLDPWFLAGFVGSAENIAGASTGSTVLNVAPGRLRVPLLPLDEQRRYGEAFRHVHDLRARARRAARLAEDTAALLADGLTGGALLPATTETPAETGPA from the coding sequence ATGCCTGAGACAACAGCCCATGTGACAGCCGCGGAGATCTCCCGCATCGCCGGTGTCACCCGGGCCACCGTCAGCAACTGGCGCAGGCGGCACGACGACTTCCCCGCTCCGACCGCCGGCACCGACACCAGCCCGCTCTACGACCTCGGAGCGGTCCGGGCATGGCTCGGCTCACGCGGCCACACGCGGGTCGCCGACCCCCGGGAGGAACTGCGCACCGCGGTCCGCCTCCATGCCTACGACCCGGACCGGACGACCGGCCGTATCGGCTTCACCCTCGCGCTCGCCCGCCGTGCCCCGGACGGGACGGCGGAGCTCAGCGACCTCACGGACGCCGAACTCGCCACCCGGGCCTCCGAGGAGGCGGCCGGTCTCCTGGCCACGCTCCCCGGCCCGACGCCCTCAGGCCCGCTCTTCTCCGCACCCGACGCCCCCACACTGCGCGCTCTCCTGCGCTGCGTACTCGAGGCGGGGGGCCCGGCCGCGCTCGCCGTCCTCGCGGAACGGGAGCTCGAGGACGGTGCCGCGACCGGCGTGTACGGGACCCCGGTGGGCTTGGCGCAGCTGGTCGCGGCGTTGCTCCCGGCCGGTACGGCGCGCGTCCTGGACCCGGCCTGCGGCAGCGGCAGGCTCCTGGCGGCCGCTGTCGGGCGCGGCGCCACCGAACTCCTCGGCCAGGACTCCGTACCCGTGCAGGCACAGCGCGCCGCAGCCGGGCTGAGCCTCGCCGCACCGGACGCCGAGGTCACCGTGCGCATCGGCGACAGCCTGCGCGCGGACGCCTTCGACGGCCTGACGGCCGACGCGGTGGTGTGCAACCCGCCGTACGGCGACCGCGACTGGGGTCACGACGAGCTCGCCTACGACCCGCGCTGGGCGTACGGCGTGCCGGGGCGTTCCGAGTCCGAGCTCGCCTGGGTGCAGCACTGCCTCGCCCACCTCGTACCCGGCGGCCGGGCCGTGCTCATCCTGCCGCCGGCCACCGCCTCCCGCGCCTCCGGGCGCCGGGTCCGGGCCGAACTGGTGCGCAGCGGCGCCGTGCGGGCCGTGCTGGCCCTCCCGGCCGGCGCCGCGCCGCCCCTGCACGTGGGCCTGCACCTGTGGGTCCTGTCCCGGCCCGAGCCGGGCGGTCCGGAGCGGAAGTCGGTGCTGTTCGTCGACACGGCCGGCGCACCCTCGTCGGACGCCGGGCAGCGGGCCACGGGCGGGCCGCGCACGAGTTCCTCCCGGCCCCCGATCGACTGGGCCGGGCTGACGACTCGGACCGTCGCCCACTGGGAAGCGTTCACCGCCGACCCGGACCGGTTCACGGCCGAGCCCGGCACCGCACGCGCGGTGCCGGTCCTCGACCTCCTCGACGACCTCGTCGACCTCACCCCGGCCCGTCTGGTCCGCATCTCGCGCACGGACGTCGACCCCGTCGAGCTGTCCGCCCGTACGGAGACGGGCCGCCGCGAGCTGACCGAGGCCGCCCGCGCCCTCCTCGACACGGCCGGCCTCGCCGGCTGGACGGCCCCCGGCCGCTCGGCCCGGGACTGGCGTACGGCCACCGCCTCCGACCTCGCCAGGGGCGGGGCACTGGCCCTGCTCCGCACCGTGCCGGACACCAAGAGTCCCGAGCCGGAAGGGGCGGACCCCGAGGCCGCGCCGGTCCTCACCGGAGCCGACATCGCCCGGGGGACGGCCCCGACCGGCGATCCGGCCGAGCTGGGTTCCGCGACCGCCACCGCGCCCGTGATCGCCGTCGGTGACGTCCTCGTACGGGCGGTCGCCGGCGGTGCCGGACCGATGGCCCGGGTGGCCGACGACGCGGACGCGGGCGCCCGCCTCGGCCCCCACGTCCACCTGCTGCGCCCCGACCCGTCCCGCCTGGACCCCTGGTTCCTCGCCGGGTTCGTCGGCTCGGCGGAGAACATCGCCGGGGCCTCCACCGGCAGCACCGTCCTGAACGTCGCCCCGGGCCGGCTCCGGGTCCCGCTGCTCCCGCTGGACGAGCAGCGCCGCTACGGCGAGGCGTTCCGGCACGTCCACGACCTGCGCGCGCGGGCGCGCCGGGCGGCGCGCCTCGCGGAGGACACGGCCGCCCTGCTCGCGGACGGCCTCACGGGCGGCGCGCTCCTCCCGGCCACGACCGAGACGCCGGCGGAGACCGGCCCGGCCTGA
- a CDS encoding RHS repeat-associated core domain-containing protein, which yields MTGLTLMGVRLYNSTTGRFLSIDPVNGGSCNSYDYVCGDPVNMLDLDGRMAVAALVASAGLGVSLGTVLAVLTAAAIVAIIAVIWWKGKAWAIRQVKILWAKASKKSGKERATDAPSFVKGKNKIPGKSAEQSAIEYFKRAFGRPPTKQERGPGGPINKARKYFDRK from the coding sequence GTGACCGGACTCACCCTCATGGGCGTCCGGCTGTACAACTCGACGACAGGACGCTTCCTGTCGATCGATCCTGTCAACGGTGGTAGCTGCAACAGCTACGACTACGTGTGCGGCGACCCCGTCAACATGCTCGACCTCGACGGACGAATGGCCGTGGCAGCTCTCGTCGCCTCCGCTGGACTCGGAGTGAGCCTCGGCACGGTGCTGGCCGTTCTCACCGCAGCCGCCATCGTGGCCATCATTGCCGTCATCTGGTGGAAGGGGAAGGCATGGGCCATCCGCCAGGTCAAGATCCTCTGGGCGAAGGCATCCAAGAAGTCCGGCAAGGAACGCGCCACCGATGCCCCGAGCTTCGTGAAGGGCAAGAACAAGATCCCTGGAAAGTCGGCGGAACAGTCGGCGATAGAGTACTTCAAGAGGGCATTCGGCCGACCTCCCACGAAGCAGGAGAGAGGACCGGGCGGGCCTATCAATAAGGCCAGGAAGTATTTCGACCGAAAGTAA
- a CDS encoding DUF6194 family protein, translating into MEHITATVRGFEDALVILPEPGSDAPEEAWGDAFFYYAPDGRMPRNVQPYATIVTGDQPGDTASDLDPPDRWRVNIRVDRATFRELTGQEPDAPGSHDHAATDIVTPHPVYGTLGWISVVVPGERTMATVTRLLRAAHDAARARHRRRHGPQAR; encoded by the coding sequence ATGGAACACATCACCGCGACCGTACGAGGCTTCGAGGACGCGCTCGTGATCCTCCCGGAGCCCGGCAGCGACGCCCCGGAAGAGGCGTGGGGCGACGCCTTCTTCTACTACGCCCCGGACGGGCGGATGCCGCGCAACGTCCAGCCCTACGCGACGATCGTCACCGGCGACCAGCCCGGCGACACCGCCTCCGACCTCGACCCTCCGGACCGCTGGCGCGTGAACATCCGCGTGGACCGCGCGACCTTCCGGGAGCTCACCGGGCAGGAACCGGACGCTCCGGGCAGCCACGACCACGCCGCCACCGACATCGTGACGCCGCATCCGGTCTACGGCACCCTCGGCTGGATCTCCGTCGTCGTCCCGGGCGAACGGACCATGGCCACCGTCACCCGCCTGCTGCGCGCCGCCCACGACGCCGCCCGCGCCAGGCACCGGCGACGGCACGGGCCACAGGCGCGGTGA
- a CDS encoding MerR family transcriptional regulator, with amino-acid sequence MDEPVGGARRGRLRTVDVARESGYSPQQVRDLERLGVLPPAARSDNGYRCYTALHVQALRAYRGIAVAVGPVVARQVLTGLRGGTVEEAAAAVGALHVRLAGERDEALRARRALDAIRAETNTDTAGTAGGRDTMTITELSSALGVRPSALRFWEQEGLVSPRRVTSLRARSYDPPAIRAARVVVALRGAGHGIPAVREIIGALHRLDGLEEAERLLLRRLDGIAARSVALLRAGTDLAAVVTSARA; translated from the coding sequence ATGGACGAGCCGGTGGGCGGCGCGCGGCGGGGGCGGCTTCGCACGGTCGATGTGGCCCGGGAGTCGGGGTACTCGCCGCAGCAGGTCCGCGACCTGGAGCGGCTGGGTGTCCTCCCGCCGGCCGCCCGGTCGGACAACGGCTACCGGTGCTACACGGCCCTCCATGTCCAGGCCCTGCGCGCCTACCGGGGAATCGCGGTCGCCGTCGGGCCCGTCGTCGCCCGGCAGGTGCTCACGGGACTGCGCGGCGGGACGGTCGAGGAGGCGGCCGCGGCGGTCGGCGCCCTGCACGTGCGGCTGGCCGGGGAACGGGACGAGGCCCTGCGGGCGCGGCGGGCGCTGGACGCGATACGGGCGGAGACGAACACGGACACGGCCGGGACGGCGGGCGGACGTGACACGATGACGATCACCGAGCTGTCCTCGGCGCTGGGCGTGCGTCCCTCCGCCCTGCGGTTCTGGGAGCAGGAGGGGCTGGTGTCCCCCCGGCGGGTGACCTCCCTGCGCGCGCGCAGCTACGACCCGCCGGCCATCCGGGCGGCCCGCGTCGTCGTGGCCCTGCGCGGCGCCGGGCACGGGATTCCCGCGGTGCGCGAGATCATCGGAGCCCTCCACCGGCTCGACGGTCTGGAGGAGGCCGAACGCCTCCTGCTGCGGCGGCTTGACGGGATCGCCGCGCGGAGCGTGGCGCTCCTGCGGGCGGGTACGGATCTGGCGGCCGTCGTGACGTCCGCGAGGGCGTGA